The DNA window ggtgtattagtgcccaaagcatgggtaacttacacatctgtgaaagcaccattaatgctgaaaggtacatacaggttttggagcaacatatgttgccatccaagcaacgttatcatggacgcccctgcttatttcagcaagacaatgccaagccacgtgttgcaacagcgtggcttcgtagtaacagagtgcgggtactagactggcctgcctgtagttcagacctgtctcccattgaaaatgtgcggcgcaatatgaaacctaaaataccacaatggagaccccggactgttgaacaacttaagctgtatatcaagcaagaatggaatgAATTACAcgtgaaaaacttcaaaaattggtctcctcagttcccaaacgtttactgagtgttgttaaaaggaaaggccatgtaacacagtggtaaaaatgcccctcagccaacttttttgcaatgtgttgctgccattaaattctaagtcaatgattatttgcaaaaaaaaattaagtttctcagttggaacattaaatatcttgtctttgcagtctgttcaattgaatataagttgaaaaggatttgcaaatcattgtattctgtttttatttaccatttacacaatgtgccaacttcactggttttgggttttgtagaattaTGTAAATAACGagtgtaaatgaaaatacatttttaaaattgtgtCTTACAGGACATCTGTCGTCATGACGACCAAGAGTGGCCTTATAACTGACTCATTTAAAGTcgtgaagaaagaaagaaaagtgaCAAAAAAAGATAAGGGACCCATTGCTCCTTCATCACAGGGTTGGTATCATTTTCCTGTATGACGTTGCCTTTGTACGAAATATATGGGATGAAATGTTGGTGGATTGGCCGTTTGGACACAGCCTGAGTTATGGTCGTGGCAGAGGAATAGATGATGGCGTCATCAGCGTGGAGGTCCTTGGTCTATGTACGAGTTCTGATCCTACAACGGCGTTGTAGGATAAGTCGGAACTGATACCAAAATTAACACCTAACATCGGACACAGTACATCCTTCATGATATATGAATGACAAACCAAGGATGTGGAATTTTACGGGCCTGCCTCACTCTGTTGCGATCCGTGGGGGCCCCGTTTTGCGTGAAAAAGCACatataaaatgtcaattaatgaatgacaggacACTTCGTATAAAATTTTCCCGCAAGCTTTTTCCGAGCCGCTTCCTGCTTCGTCACTGACAGGGCTATTATAGCAAATGTAGCCCTCATAGTCATAATGGTTCCCATGGTTCTTAGCATTTGTCctgttttatatatactgtatatgtgtatttatatatatatatatatatttatatttatatatatatatatatatatgtatatatgtatatatatatatatatatatatgtatatatatatatatatatgtatatatatgtatatatatatgtatatatatatatatatatatgtatatatatatgtatatatatatatatatatatatatatatatatatatatatatatatatatatatatatatatatgtatatatatgtatatatacactactgttcaaaagtttggggtcacattgaaatgtccttatttttgaaggaaaagcactgtacttttcaatgaagataactttaaactagtcttaactttaaagaaatacactctatacattgctaatgtggtaaatgactattctagctgcaaatgtctgggattttggtgcaatatctacataggtgtatagaggcccatttccagcaactatcactccagtgttctaatggtacaatgtgtttgctcattggctcagaaggctaattgatgattagaaaacccttgtgcaatcatgttcacacatctgaaaacagtttagctcgttacagaagctacaaaactgaccttcctttgagcagattgagtttctggagcatcacatttgtggggtcaattaaacgctcaaaatggccagaaaaagagaactttcatctgaaactcgacagtctattgttgttcttagaaatgaaggctattccacaaaattgtttgggtgaccccaaacttttgaacggtagtgtacatatatggatatgtacctgtatatgtgtgttaaaatcaatcaatgtttatttatatagccctaaatcacaagtgtctcaaagggctgcacaaggataaatgttattttgcactaaaaataagttattgaacaatttatttcccatgaatttgttttagtacaataCATGCGTCAAAATTAATTCGAGTTTGATTTAagagtatacatttttttcacatcAAAAAGTGTGAAACATTATAGTAATGGGGTGGAGGGCTCTAAATACAATTCTTAAGGCCCCAGTTTAGTCTGTTGTCttttgtagaaataaaataaagaaagaacagATGCATAAATGAAGCAAAAAGGTATCATGTAATGAGAACATGCTAAAATGCTGACGCTAATAACAAAACAAAGATGTCAATTTTAGTataatgtgtttttaaaaaaaaaagatgtatgcACATGTTTATGGCCAAATGTGCAAATAAGATGACATCAGTTGACCACCCACAACCGTGCTCCTGTAGTCACCCGTTACCCACCATCTGGGCCTCACTATGTCTGCTAAGATCTGTCTCTTGAACAAATGTAAATAGAACAGTGGTTCCTAAACTGTTTTCACCAAGATACCACCTtagaaaaacttggctctccaagtaccaccgtaatgactaACATTGAATTACAGTAGCGTAGTTGGcctagtattcattaaaaacgaggCAGGGGCtatacaaacccaaaaccagagaagttggcacgttgtgtcaatggtaaataaaaacagaatacaatgatttgcaaatcgttttcaacttatattcaattgaatagactgcaaagacaagatatttaatgttcgaactgagaaacgtaatttttgtttttttaaagggggTTCTCTTAcacaaaaataaaactaaaactgtcttgcttcaacagcacaatactggtcctagttgtaggagatttctcaaaacctCACCAGGAGTCTCGACAAAacacgaaaatggcagaaaatttatattttttgaaaactttttctCTCTttaatgtcataaggggggacttttacacaaacataaaaaaagtattgcttaaacagcacaatactggtcctgtatttGTAAGAgacatctcaaaacctcatcaataGTCCCAACAAAACCCTAAAATGACAGaaaagttttttggttttttttaaacaactttttttcttctaaTCTGTCGTAAGGGGGTGGGTCTCttacacacaaattaaaaaaacggtcttggttcaacagcacaatactggtcctgtagtagtaggagatgtctcaaaacctcatcaggagtcccgacaaaacccgaaaattgcagaaaatgtatattttttgaaaacttttttccgctaaaatgtcgtaatgttcccaatttgcctgttcacctgtgggatgttccaaatacagtaagtgtttgatgagcattcctcaactttctcagtcttttcgccacttgtgccagctttaaaaaaaatatgttgcaggcatcaaattccaaatgagctaatgtttgcaaaacttaacaaagtttaccagtttgaacgttaagtatcttgtctttgcagtctattcaattgaatatacactaccgttcaaaagtttggggtcacccaaacaattttgtggaatagccttcatttctaagaacaagaatagactgtcgagtttcagatgaaagttctatttttctggccattttgagcgtttcattgaccccacaaatgtgatgctccagaaactcaatctgctcaaaggaaggtcagttttgtatcttctgtaacgagctaaactgttttcagatgtgtgaacatgattgcacaagggttttctaatcatcaattagccttctgagccaatgagcaaacacattgtaccattagaacactggagtgatagttgctggaaatgggcctctatacacctatgtagatattgcaccaaaaaccagacatttgcagctataatagtcatttaccacattagcaatgtatagagtgtatttctttaaagttaagactagtttaaagttatcttcattgaaaagtacagtgcttttccttcaaaaataaggacatttcaatgtgaccccaaacttttgaacggtagtgtaggttgaaaaggatttgcaaatcattgtattctgtttttggcgtcttgtccaaggtgtaccccgccttccgcccgaatgcagctgagataggctccagcaccccccgcgaccccaaaagggacaagcggtagaaaatggatggatggatgtattctgtttttatttacgatttacacaacgtgccaacttcactggttttgggttttgtatttgacaagtaccacaatttgagaatcactgtaaTAGAGGACCTCTGACAGGCACGTGCCATAAAATTATTATGGTGATACGAATCACAACAGGATATTTAGCTgaagttaaataataaaaaaaatactaactcAAATCATCAAATTGAATACACACATCTATTTTTAGTTTCACTGTTTATGACAGTTGATGCATAATCAGCATCACAATAATAATGAGTGTTTTTTACTGATTTAACGGCAATTTGTGATCAAAATTAAAACCCCTTATTTTTCCCTATTTTCCGGGGAAATGTCCCATATATTGAAATACAATTATTGACAGGCATGCCCTCTCTCTTTTCACTAAACATGACAAACGTCAGAAAACAGCTGGACTAGGAGAAGTTTGTTTTCAGACCAAGAGCGCCGCAATGTTTTCAGTGACCCTAATGCTGTGATTAATTTTTCATCAAACAACGTCAGTTGATTTCACAAAAATTGCTGCATTTCTGTCTGATGCTGCGTGTCAGAGGAGAAGTACTGTAGACTCAGCGCGCTACATGAGAAGGAGGGCCGGGGGAACAATAGATCAGTTTGGGGAGGAATTTTCACAGGAACTCAAATATATGACCCACATATTTAGGGGGGAAATTGATTACAGAGAGTAGTAATTGTTATTCTTAAATGAATGAAGAAAAAGGAGTTCCAACAGACATTTTTCTTACGCCGGGCAAAAGGGCAGGTGCTTGAGCACTACTAAAAGTTCTATCTTTAAACGAGCCTGACCCTTGATGTACTAGTATGTCTTTAATCCTCCTGATCTCGTTGTGATGGAAATCTGATTTTATCAACCAGACACTGTGACTGAAACATGCCAACATGAAGAGCAACAGAAACTGCAACAGTTTGACCTTGACTGGAGATTCGGGCCCAGTACAGGTAACTACTCTAACCACATTACATTTTGACTTGTCTCTTCAAAGCGATGATTACAAGCATTATTTCCTTTGAAGTCGTCACTGATTGTATCGATCCATGAAGTGATGTTGCCGACTTTTGAATCAGCATCATTGTTTTTTTACTACCGGGTATCTTTGCCTGCTGCAGGGATCAGCAGGCTGCAGAGATGGGAGAGGGCAAAGCTGCATGGTTTGGATCCACCTGAGGAGATCCGGGACTTGCTTCTACAAAACCAAACTGATCCAGAGTACAATCTAAGGTGACACACACAGAACAACAAATGACATCATAGAGACGACTGGCCAATCatttgcatacatatacatatacaggggcggcatggcgtagtgggtagagcgcccgtgtcagaaacctgagggttgcaggttcgctccccgcctcttaccatgccgttgtgtccttgggcaggacacttcacccttgcccccggtgccgctcacaccgatgaatgaatgataggtggtggtcggaggggccgtaggcgcaaattggcagccacgcttgtaggtgtgaatgaatgatgggtttttaacatgtaaagcgactttgggtacttagaaaagcgctatataaatcccaggtattattattattattattatacatatgcAGTCTATAAAACCCCATATACAGTAATGTTTAACAACATCATGAACAAGCTGTCAGATAGAGCTTTACCTTGGGAGGAAACAAAGCACAAAAGAGCTTTCGATGCTTTAAATCTTGGGAGGAAACAAAGCACAATCAGGAAAATACAGGCATACACAggaaattattgtatttgtatttaggcTGTCTAACAACTAAAATATTTAATCgagattaatcgcattttgttcatagttaacaaaaaaaaaaatcactattgatTGCagagattagggctgcaactaacaactaatttgataatcaattaatctgtcgattgttacttcgattaatcgattaataatcggataaaagagacaaactacatttctatcctttccagtattttattgaagaagaaaaacagcatactggcaccatacttattttgattattgtttctcagctgtttgtaaatgttgcagtttataaataaaggtttatttaaaaaaaacaaaaaaacaaaacaaataaaaagtagcttctgtgcatgcgcatagcatggatccaacgaatcgatgactaaattaatcggcaactatttttagaatcgatttaatcgattagttgttgcagccctagcagAGATACATAATTGTTTAGCATTGATAcgctagaccagacctgggcattctgcggcccgcgggccgcatccggccctttgtgcgtccctgtctggcccgcgtgaggccaattataaattacaaaatacattttaaaaagtatctatgtcgagtgtgcaatacaacggtgctgcttttgttttgaaaatcgttatttgtattacttctgtgtggacgtatgcgtgtgcgtgattgtgagtgaatgtgaacagctgcaatcacaaatgacaaaataaagttgaaaaaacatctatgtcgtgcgcgcaatacaactgtgctgcttttattttgaaaagtattatttatgggcgtgtgtctgtttgtaacctgcgagtgaaggtgcacatgcagcgacaagtgatgcacggtttacacccgagacgctaaaaagagaaaagttgatgacaaatggcgtgttttcaacaagacatggactgccaagcaacgttccctctaaggtgcgtgcttgcgcaattgcgcactgctcaaacgtccgctgcgcgcagcaaatatatgccgcgcaccaattcaaatcccatctgaattctaaacaaaattaacatatttattctatgtaattttgcaatgcaactttgagtgacagtgacaacaagcggccctaacggtgttcgtcatcgagatgcttcgaggacaggaattatattgatcactttattgagcaaaactgtttatattcggacataaccacaccaaaaacatgaataaaacacttctatctcgaaaaactagtcattttctgccgtacaaaccaggccaaaaccaacttgtcatctgtcaccaacacgcatacgactaaaccactggtgcgtttatggccacacaaaaagtcggacaactcaaacaccacacaaagttacactatgactcctcagtcatacgtgtgcttattctactgtcatttattattaatgttaatttatttatattagtcatgggatgctgttacacacactatgttgaagtattactattattattaattattattattattattattatttatcatacggtatatatcaaaaataatattgaacaaaatttaatt is part of the Entelurus aequoreus isolate RoL-2023_Sb linkage group LG22, RoL_Eaeq_v1.1, whole genome shotgun sequence genome and encodes:
- the LOC133639842 gene encoding DNA polymerase delta subunit 4-like isoform X1 — translated: MFLFFSSERRRIFLLLLTSVVMTTKSGLITDSFKVVKKERKVTKKDKGPIAPSSQDTVTETCQHEEQQKLQQFDLDWRFGPSTGISRLQRWERAKLHGLDPPEEIRDLLLQNQTDPEYNLSLWREYPL
- the LOC133639842 gene encoding DNA polymerase delta subunit 4-like isoform X2 — its product is MTTKSGLITDSFKVVKKERKVTKKDKGPIAPSSQDTVTETCQHEEQQKLQQFDLDWRFGPSTGISRLQRWERAKLHGLDPPEEIRDLLLQNQTDPEYNLSLWREYPL